In Trichocoleus desertorum ATA4-8-CV12, a genomic segment contains:
- the typA gene encoding translational GTPase TypA, which yields MSLPIRNVAIIAHVDHGKTTLVDALLKQAGTFREGEEVPDCVMDSNDLERERGITILSKNTAVRYKETLINIVDTPGHADFGGEVERVLGMVDGCLLIVDANEGPMPQTRFVLKKALEKGLRPIVLVNKIDRPRADPHTAVDKVLDLFLELGADDDQCDFPYLFASGLEGYAKETLEEEGVDMQPLFNAFLRHVPPPVGDPSKSLQLQVTTLDYSEYVGRIVIGKIHNGTIRVGQQAALVTETGEIVKAKISKLMGFDGLKRVDIAEATAGNLVAVAGFANANIGETITCPNEPQALPLIKVDEPTLQMTFSVNDSPFAGQEGNFVTSRQVRDRLMRELETNVALRVEETDSPDRFLVSGRGELHLGILIETMRREGYEFQVSQPQVIYREVSGQPCEPFENLVLDVPEEAVGSCIERLGQRRAEMQNMMVSPNGRTQLEFVVPARGLVGFRGEFMRLTRGEGIMNHSFLDYRPLGGDIEARRNGVLIAFEEGTATFYAMKNAEDRGAFFITPGTKVYKGMIVGEHNRQQDLELNICKSKQLTNHRASGGEELVQLQAPIDMSLERALEYIGPDELVEVTPQSIRLRKVTKKLAKR from the coding sequence ATGTCTCTCCCCATCCGCAATGTCGCCATCATTGCCCACGTTGACCACGGCAAAACTACTCTTGTCGATGCACTGCTCAAACAAGCTGGCACATTCCGTGAAGGAGAAGAGGTTCCGGATTGCGTCATGGACTCCAACGATTTGGAGCGAGAGCGCGGCATTACTATTTTGTCGAAGAACACTGCGGTTCGCTACAAAGAAACCCTAATTAATATTGTTGACACCCCTGGTCACGCAGATTTCGGTGGTGAAGTCGAGCGTGTCCTAGGCATGGTGGATGGCTGTCTGCTGATTGTAGACGCCAACGAAGGCCCCATGCCACAAACTCGTTTCGTACTGAAGAAAGCTCTGGAAAAGGGTTTGCGTCCCATCGTATTGGTCAACAAAATCGACCGTCCTCGTGCTGACCCCCACACCGCAGTTGATAAGGTCTTGGATCTGTTCCTAGAACTCGGTGCTGACGACGATCAGTGCGATTTCCCTTACCTGTTTGCTTCGGGTCTGGAAGGCTACGCCAAAGAAACTCTAGAAGAAGAAGGCGTAGATATGCAGCCTCTCTTCAATGCCTTCCTACGTCACGTCCCCCCACCTGTGGGCGATCCTAGCAAGTCACTGCAATTGCAGGTCACCACGCTGGACTACTCTGAGTACGTAGGTCGGATTGTGATTGGCAAAATTCACAACGGTACGATTCGCGTTGGGCAGCAAGCAGCATTGGTAACTGAGACGGGTGAAATTGTTAAAGCCAAGATCAGCAAGCTGATGGGCTTTGATGGCCTAAAACGGGTTGATATTGCAGAAGCGACCGCAGGCAACCTTGTGGCAGTGGCTGGCTTTGCCAATGCCAACATTGGTGAAACCATTACTTGCCCCAACGAGCCTCAAGCGCTGCCTTTGATTAAGGTGGATGAACCAACCTTACAGATGACCTTCTCGGTAAACGACTCGCCGTTTGCGGGCCAAGAAGGTAATTTCGTCACATCTCGTCAGGTGCGCGATCGCTTGATGCGAGAACTAGAAACCAACGTAGCTCTACGGGTTGAAGAAACCGATTCTCCCGATCGCTTCCTGGTTTCGGGTCGGGGTGAATTGCACCTGGGCATCTTGATCGAAACCATGCGCCGGGAAGGCTATGAGTTCCAAGTATCTCAGCCGCAGGTCATCTACCGCGAAGTCAGCGGTCAACCTTGCGAGCCGTTTGAGAATTTAGTTCTCGATGTGCCCGAAGAAGCAGTCGGTAGCTGTATCGAGCGTTTGGGTCAGCGTCGCGCTGAAATGCAAAACATGATGGTCAGCCCCAACGGTCGGACTCAGCTGGAGTTCGTAGTTCCGGCGCGTGGTCTGGTGGGCTTCCGGGGTGAGTTTATGCGGCTGACTCGTGGCGAAGGCATCATGAACCATAGCTTCCTCGATTACCGTCCTTTGGGTGGTGATATTGAGGCCCGCCGCAATGGTGTGCTGATTGCGTTTGAAGAAGGAACCGCTACCTTCTACGCTATGAAGAACGCTGAAGATCGGGGTGCTTTCTTCATCACGCCAGGTACCAAGGTGTACAAGGGCATGATTGTGGGTGAGCACAACCGCCAGCAAGACCTAGAACTCAATATCTGTAAAAGTAAGCAGCTGACCAACCACCGAGCTTCCGGGGGTGAGGAACTAGTACAATTGCAAGCTCCGATTGATATGAGCCTAGAGCGGGCATTGGAGTATATCGGTCCCGATGAGTTGGTGGAAGTTACCCCCCAATCCATTCGTCTCCGCAAAGTCACCAAGAAACTAGCCAAGCGTTAA
- the ugpC gene encoding sn-glycerol-3-phosphate ABC transporter ATP-binding protein UgpC, producing MAKVRLEEITRQFKEAVAIADITFEVPDGEFWVMVGPSGCGKSTILRTIAGLETATSGNLYIGERLVNQVPARQRDVAMVFQNYALYPHMSVAENLAFGLKMRKTDLQTIQERVKSVARSLDIAHLLDRKPKQLSGGQQQRVALGRAIARKPQVFLLDEPLSNLDAQLRDDTRAELKQLHQRLGITTIYVTHDQVEAMTLADQIVVLKQGHIQQIGAPQTIYARPANRMVATFLGNPPMNIISATYEDAAFHLTDQSFACPSAIATQISLQLGQAVDLGIRPEYLRVVSDLQDSHLTVEVSVVEPLGREILIRAALPASSANAANSVINLQVSPEVRVCPGDHLGLQIDFAQLFIFDAATGERLYPIK from the coding sequence ATGGCAAAGGTTCGACTAGAGGAAATCACCCGCCAATTTAAAGAGGCAGTCGCGATCGCAGACATCACCTTTGAGGTGCCAGATGGCGAGTTCTGGGTGATGGTAGGGCCATCAGGTTGTGGCAAGTCTACGATTCTACGCACGATCGCAGGGTTAGAAACAGCCACTTCAGGCAATCTCTACATTGGCGAGCGACTGGTGAATCAAGTGCCCGCACGTCAACGCGATGTGGCGATGGTGTTTCAGAACTATGCCTTATACCCCCACATGAGCGTGGCGGAAAATTTGGCCTTTGGCTTGAAGATGCGAAAAACTGACTTGCAAACCATCCAGGAACGAGTGAAATCGGTGGCGCGATCGCTCGATATTGCCCATTTGCTCGATCGCAAACCGAAGCAACTCTCTGGCGGTCAACAGCAACGGGTGGCGTTAGGACGGGCGATCGCTCGCAAGCCGCAAGTTTTTCTCCTAGATGAGCCGCTTTCTAACTTGGATGCTCAATTGCGCGATGATACGCGGGCTGAACTAAAGCAACTGCACCAACGCTTGGGTATCACTACCATTTATGTCACCCATGACCAAGTGGAGGCTATGACCCTGGCGGACCAGATTGTAGTGCTGAAGCAAGGCCACATTCAACAGATTGGCGCTCCCCAAACTATTTATGCTCGTCCTGCTAATCGGATGGTAGCGACGTTTTTGGGCAATCCGCCCATGAATATTATTTCTGCCACCTATGAGGATGCAGCGTTTCACCTGACAGACCAATCTTTTGCTTGTCCTTCAGCGATCGCAACCCAAATTTCTCTCCAGCTAGGTCAAGCAGTTGATCTCGGTATTCGGCCAGAGTATTTGCGTGTTGTGTCTGACCTACAAGACTCACACTTAACCGTTGAAGTTAGTGTTGTTGAACCCCTGGGACGAGAAATCTTGATTCGAGCTGCTCTACCCGCAAGCTCAGCTAATGCAGCGAATTCAGTGATCAACTTGCAGGTTAGTCCAGAGGTTCGGGTGTGCCCAGGCGATCACTTGGGTCTGCAAATTGACTTCGCTCAACTATTTATATTTGACGCTGCTACAGGCGAACGGCTGTATCCAATTAAATAG
- a CDS encoding Calvin cycle protein CP12 gives MSDIQKQIEQERDQARAVCDTSGSTSGECAAAWDAVEELQAEASHQRQSKQKNSLEQFCDDNPDAAECRVYDN, from the coding sequence ATGAGCGATATTCAAAAGCAAATCGAACAAGAACGGGACCAAGCGCGTGCCGTTTGTGACACCAGCGGTAGCACTTCCGGCGAATGTGCTGCTGCTTGGGATGCGGTTGAAGAACTCCAAGCTGAAGCATCGCATCAACGTCAATCTAAGCAGAAGAACTCTTTGGAACAGTTTTGCGACGATAATCCAGATGCCGCTGAGTGCCGAGTCTACGATAACTAG
- a CDS encoding PQQ-dependent sugar dehydrogenase: MPVPQLVPLASAHWLSLTLLLLTATGCSQVGTTLPERSQLNSPLAAQGPTTPAPTSPKQLTTQAQPPKNLVPTETLSPTPIRLTVADLPQPYATNSASKSPDVIPVPNNPVLRVPAGFTVNVFAEGLDRPRWLALTPNGEVLVTETRQNRIRLLRDSNGDGVADVKKTFAGPSNGLFLPLGMAFTQDAFFLGNTNAVLRFPYQPGQEQLTGQGQPIAQLPGEGYNQHWTRNVVVSPDQQKLYVSVGSESNADTEPLPRASVQVMNLDGSNQQTWAYGLRNPVGLDFHPGTKALHATVNERDGLGDDLVPDYLTQVQSGEFYGWPYTYLAPNLLDPRHATNGKSDRPELAAQTRTPDVLFQAHSAALGLQFYDGNAFPQKYRNGAFVAFRGSWNRNQGTGYKVVFVPFNAEGRAEGHYEDFLTGFLLDPSGPTTWGRPVGLLVLPDGSLLVTEEANGRIYRIQYQGM; the protein is encoded by the coding sequence ATGCCTGTGCCTCAGCTTGTGCCCCTAGCTTCTGCTCATTGGTTATCACTGACGCTACTCCTCCTCACTGCCACAGGTTGTAGCCAGGTGGGTACGACATTGCCAGAGCGATCGCAGCTCAACTCACCCCTAGCGGCCCAGGGTCCCACGACCCCCGCTCCAACTTCGCCGAAGCAATTAACGACGCAAGCTCAACCTCCCAAGAATTTAGTTCCTACAGAAACGCTTTCACCCACTCCGATTCGCTTAACGGTGGCAGACTTACCCCAGCCCTACGCCACCAACAGCGCTTCTAAAAGCCCGGATGTCATTCCCGTTCCCAATAATCCAGTGCTGCGCGTTCCCGCAGGTTTCACAGTGAATGTGTTCGCCGAAGGACTCGATAGACCCCGGTGGCTGGCGTTGACCCCCAATGGAGAGGTGCTGGTGACTGAAACTCGGCAAAATCGCATTCGCTTGCTCCGTGACAGTAATGGGGACGGGGTGGCTGATGTCAAAAAGACTTTTGCTGGACCCAGCAATGGCTTGTTTTTGCCACTAGGTATGGCCTTTACTCAAGACGCTTTCTTTCTGGGTAACACCAATGCTGTGCTGCGGTTTCCTTATCAACCGGGTCAAGAGCAGCTCACAGGTCAAGGTCAACCCATTGCTCAACTGCCTGGAGAAGGCTACAACCAACATTGGACGCGCAATGTCGTCGTATCTCCTGATCAACAAAAGCTTTATGTCTCTGTAGGTTCGGAGAGCAACGCGGACACGGAGCCACTCCCTCGTGCTTCTGTGCAGGTGATGAATTTAGACGGCTCGAATCAACAAACCTGGGCTTATGGCCTTAGGAATCCTGTAGGACTGGATTTTCACCCGGGGACAAAGGCGCTGCATGCCACGGTAAACGAGCGAGATGGGCTAGGGGACGATTTAGTGCCTGACTATCTCACTCAAGTGCAATCAGGAGAATTTTACGGTTGGCCTTATACTTACCTCGCTCCCAATTTGCTTGATCCCCGTCATGCCACAAATGGGAAAAGCGATCGCCCAGAATTAGCCGCTCAAACTCGTACGCCTGATGTGCTGTTTCAAGCTCACTCTGCTGCTTTGGGTTTGCAGTTTTATGACGGCAACGCATTTCCTCAGAAGTATCGCAATGGGGCTTTTGTGGCGTTTCGGGGTTCTTGGAACCGCAATCAAGGCACAGGCTACAAAGTCGTGTTTGTTCCCTTCAATGCCGAGGGCCGTGCTGAAGGACATTACGAAGACTTTTTAACCGGATTCCTTCTAGATCCGAGTGGGCCTACCACCTGGGGGCGGCCTGTTGGTCTGTTGGTGCTACCTGATGGCAGTTTGCTAGTCACCGAAGAAGCCAATGGTCGAATCTACCGCATCCAATACCAAGGCATGTGA
- a CDS encoding retroviral-like aspartic protease family protein, translating into MLRFFCLTAVLAAALSPLLPRFSTAAIAQELDGCYMLNPAGRAIDLSKLCGNASGSTPSSNGTLATFTRTNTLPPGQVFQTRILRREAGTPIIGVTFNGNQTFEMIVDTGASGTVITQRMAAMLRLVPVAKLKFDTASAKGIELPLGKVHTMEVNGATAQGLLVAIAGPQLETGLLGHDFFGKYDITIKRDVVEFRVR; encoded by the coding sequence ATGCTGAGATTCTTCTGTCTAACTGCTGTATTGGCTGCTGCTCTGTCGCCGTTGTTACCCCGTTTCTCAACTGCTGCGATCGCTCAGGAGTTAGATGGTTGTTACATGCTTAACCCTGCTGGCCGAGCAATCGATCTGTCCAAGCTTTGTGGAAATGCTTCTGGCAGCACTCCATCTTCTAATGGCACTCTAGCCACCTTTACCAGAACGAATACTTTACCTCCAGGGCAAGTTTTTCAAACCAGAATTCTCCGGCGTGAGGCTGGCACCCCCATCATTGGCGTCACCTTCAATGGCAACCAAACCTTTGAAATGATTGTAGACACGGGTGCTAGCGGGACAGTCATCACCCAGCGGATGGCTGCTATGCTGCGCTTAGTTCCAGTCGCTAAACTCAAGTTTGATACTGCCAGTGCTAAAGGCATTGAGTTACCGTTGGGTAAGGTTCACACGATGGAAGTCAATGGTGCAACCGCTCAAGGACTGCTAGTGGCGATCGCTGGCCCTCAGCTAGAAACAGGTTTACTCGGTCACGACTTTTTCGGCAAGTACGACATCACCATCAAGCGAGACGTAGTTGAGTTTCGAGTCCGGTAG
- a CDS encoding cupin domain-containing protein, giving the protein MSTTRIFPSSQFLQPTEDEPIRSVVTESKDAVVVAWYIKPGQTILPHVHPNGQDTWTILSGRGEYYLDQGGSTKPIVAGDVVVAHLGCVHGVFNNGEEPLVFISVVSPANAGYHLVPLEDV; this is encoded by the coding sequence ATGAGTACGACTAGGATATTTCCCAGTTCTCAATTTCTTCAGCCGACAGAGGACGAACCTATTCGCTCGGTCGTTACGGAATCTAAGGATGCTGTCGTCGTTGCCTGGTACATCAAACCAGGACAGACAATTCTCCCCCATGTCCATCCCAACGGACAGGATACTTGGACTATTTTGAGCGGCAGGGGAGAATATTATCTAGATCAAGGAGGCTCTACAAAACCTATTGTTGCAGGAGATGTAGTAGTCGCCCACTTAGGATGCGTCCACGGAGTATTTAACAACGGTGAGGAGCCATTAGTTTTTATTTCAGTTGTGTCGCCAGCCAATGCGGGGTATCACCTTGTCCCCTTAGAAGATGTTTAG